The Candidatus Dormiibacterota bacterium region GAGTTCAGGTCGCCGATGACGTCCCCCATGTACTGCTCCGGCACCACGACCTCGACGCTCATGATCGGCTCGAGCAGCACCGGCCGCGCCCTCGACAGGGCCTCTTTGAAGCCGATCGAGCCCGCGATCTTGAACGCCATCTCGGACGAGTCGACATCGTGATACGACCCGTCGTAGAGGACGACGCGAACGTCCCGCACCTCGTAACCGGCCAGGGGGCCGGTCTGCATCGCCTCCTTGATGCCCTCCTCGACCGGCTTGATGAACTCCCTCGGGATCGAGCCGCCGACGATCTCGTTGAGGAACTCGAAGCCGCTCCCGGGGGGCAGGGGGGAGACCTCGAGCTTGACGTGGCCGTACTGACCCCGGCCGCCGGTCTGCTTGATGTACTTCCCCTCGGCCTTCGCCGATTGACGGATGGTCTCCTTGTAGGCCACCTGGGGCTTGCCCACGCTCACGCCGACCCCGAACTCGCGCACCAGGCGATCGGTGATGATTTCCAGGTGCAGCTCGCCCATCCCCGAGATGATGGTCTGGGCGGTGTCCGGGTCGGTGTTGATCTTGAAGGTCGGATCCTCCTGGGCGAGCTTCCCCAGGGCGGTCCCCAGCTTCTCCTGGTCGGCCTTCGTCTTGGGCTCGATCGCCAGCCTGATGACGGGCTCCGGAAAATCCATCGGCTCCAGGATGATCGGCGACTTCTCGTCACAGATCGTTTCGCCGGTCTGGGCGTTGCGCAGGCCCACCACGGCGGCGATGTCGCCGGCCCAGACTTCTTTGATCTCCTCGCGCTTGTTGGCGTGCATCTGCAGCAGGCGGCCGATGCGCTCGCTGTGGCCCTTGGTGGAGCTCACGACCCGCTCGCCCGTGGCCAGCTTTCCGGAATAGACCCGGACGAACGACAGCTGCCCGACGAAGGGGTCGGTCATGATCTTGAACACCAGGGCCGAGAACGGCTCGGTGTCCGAGGTGCGGCGGACCACCGGGGTCTTCCCGTCGGTGAGCGTGCCCTCGACGGGCGGGACGTCCACGGGCGACGGCAGGTAGTCGACGATGGCGTCGAGGAGCTGCTGCACCCCCTTGTTCTTGAACGACGCGCCGCAGAGCACCGGCGTGAAGTGCAGCGCGATGGTCCCCTTGCGCAGCGCCTGCCGGATCTCCCCCGCTTCGAGGCTCTTCCCTTCCAGGTACTTGTGCAGGAGATCGTCCGACGACTCGCAGGCGGCCTCGACGACACGCTCGCGGTGCCGCGCCACTTCATCCTTCATCTCGGCGGGTATGTCCTCGATGGCGAACCCCGTCCCCTGATCCTCTTCCTCGAAGCGGACCGCCTTCATCTCGACGAGGTCGATCATCCCGAGGAAGTTCTCCTCCCGGCCCCAGGGGATCTGGATCGGGACCGGCCGGGCGTTCAGGCGCGTCTTCATCATGCGCACACAGCGGTCGAAGTCGGCCCCCTGGCGATCCATCTTGTTGACGAAGGCGATGCGAGGGACCTTGTACTTGTCCGCCTGTCTCCAGACCGTCTCGGACTGAGGCTCCACGCCGCCGACGGAGCAGAACACCCCGACGGCGCCGTCCAGCACCCGCAGCGACCGCTCGACCTCGGCGGTGAAGTCGACGTGGCCGGGCGTGTCGATGATGTTGACGCGGTGGTCCCGCCAGAAGCACGTGGTCGCGGCGGAGGTGATTGTGATGCCGCGCTCCTGCTCCTGCACCATCCAGTCCATGGTCGCGGTGCCGTCGTGCACCTCGCCCAGCTTGTAGATCTTGCCGGTGTAGAAGAGGATTCTCTCGGTCGTGGTCGTCTTGCCCGCGTCGATGTGGGCGACGATGCCGATGTTGCGATAGCGGTCGAGAGGATGCGGGCGCGCCATGGTCGTTACCAGCGATAGTGGGCGAAGGCCTTGTTGGCCTCGGCCATCTTGTGCGTATCTTCCTTCTTCTTGATGGCGCCTCCGCGATTGTTGGCCGCGTCCATCACTTCGTTCGCGAATTTCTCGAGCATGCGCTTTTCGGAGGCGCGCCCCGCGGCGTACGAGATGATCCAGCGGATCGCCAGCGACTGGCGCCGCGCCGGGTTCACCTCGACCGGCACCTGGTAGGTCGCCCCGCCGACGCGCCGGGACTTCACCTCCAGGAGCGGCTTCACGTTGTCGACGGCCCGCTTCAGGGCCTTCATGGGGTCGTCCTTCGTCTTGTCCTTCACGATGTCCATCGCCCCGTAGAAGATCCACTCCGCGATCGATTTCTTGCCGCGCGCCATCATGCAGTTGATGAATTTCGTGGCCAGAGGAGACTGGTAGATCGGATCCGAGACCGTCTCTCTCTTCCACACCATCGCCCGTCTGGGCATGACCTGCACAACCTCCCGGGAAGACGACTGGCTCCCCGCGTGTGTCCTGTAAGGAGGGGGTGGACGGCCGCCCCTCCGAGCGCCCGGCGCTTCTAGGATTTCTGGCGCTTGGCCCCGTACTTGGAACGACTCTGCTTGCGACCCTCGACCCCCATCGAATCCAGGGTGCCGCGGATCACGTGGTAACGCACGCCCGGCAGGTCCTTCACGCGACCCCCGCGGATGAGCACGATGGAGTGCTCCTGGAGGTTGTGACCCACGCCGGGTATGTAGGTCGTCACTTCGATGCCATTGGTGAGGCGCACGCGCGCCACCTTCCTCAGGGCCGAGTTCGGCTTCTTCGGCGTGGACGTGAAGACGCGGACGCAGACACCCCGTTTCTGGGGACAGGCGCCGAGCGCGGGGCTCTTGGTCCGCCCCCGCATCCTCTCACGGCCCCACTTCACCAGCTGGCTGACTGTCGGCATCGTGTATTTGTGTCCCCAACCGCGCTCTCTGAAACACACCGAACCGGCCGCAACATGCCCCCGGCGCCCGGGAACTGCGCCCGGCGCCCTACGACCTGAGACATGGCTGGCCGTGAAACCGTCGGATAGTAGCAAAGGGGCGCCGGGCTGTCAAGAACTTGCCCTGCAAAAACTTACGACGCCCCGCCCCGGCTCTACGCGACGCCCTTGTCCTGGCGCGCCGAAATGATCTCCTCGACCGTCCGGGGCTCCAGACCTTCCTCCAGAGCCTGCGTCTCGACCCCCTCGGGAACCACCTCCTCCACGGTCGGCGGGCCGTCGGGAGCGATCTGCAGACGCCGGTAGATCTCCATGCCGGTGCCGGCCGGGATCAGGCGCCCCATGATCACGTTCTCCTTCAACCCGCGCAGGTAATCGATCCGGCCCGCGATGGCCGCCTCGGTCAGGACCCGCGTCGTCTCCTGGAAGGACGCCGCCGAGATGAACGAGTCGGTCGACAGGGAGGCCTTGGTGATCCCGAGCAGGAGCGGCCGGCCGGTCGCCGGCTGCCCGGACTCGCCGAGGACGCGCTCGTTCTCGGACTGGAAGCGGAACTTGTCGACCTGCTCGTCGACGATGAACTCGGTGTCGCCCACCTCCTCGACCTTCACCCAGCGCATCATCTGGCGCACGATCGTCTCGATGTGCTTGTCATTGATGTTGACGCCCTGCAGGCGGTAGACCTCCTGGATCTCGTTGACCAGGTACTGCTGCAGGTCCTCCTTCCCCTTGACGCGGAGGATGTCGTGCGGATCCCGCGGCCCGTCGATGAGCGGGTCGCCGGCGCGCACGCGCTCTCCTTCCTGGATGTTGATGTGCACGCCCTTGGGCACTTCGTATTCGCGGTTCTCGCCGGTCTCGTCGTCCGCCACGATGATCTGGCGCTTCCCCTTCACGACCTCGCCGTAGCGGACGATGCCGTCGATCTCGGTGATCACGGCGGGTTCCTTCGGGCGGCGAGCCTCGAACAGTTCCACGACGCGCGGCAGCCCGCCGGTGATGT contains the following coding sequences:
- the fusA gene encoding elongation factor G — encoded protein: MARPHPLDRYRNIGIVAHIDAGKTTTTERILFYTGKIYKLGEVHDGTATMDWMVQEQERGITITSAATTCFWRDHRVNIIDTPGHVDFTAEVERSLRVLDGAVGVFCSVGGVEPQSETVWRQADKYKVPRIAFVNKMDRQGADFDRCVRMMKTRLNARPVPIQIPWGREENFLGMIDLVEMKAVRFEEEDQGTGFAIEDIPAEMKDEVARHRERVVEAACESSDDLLHKYLEGKSLEAGEIRQALRKGTIALHFTPVLCGASFKNKGVQQLLDAIVDYLPSPVDVPPVEGTLTDGKTPVVRRTSDTEPFSALVFKIMTDPFVGQLSFVRVYSGKLATGERVVSSTKGHSERIGRLLQMHANKREEIKEVWAGDIAAVVGLRNAQTGETICDEKSPIILEPMDFPEPVIRLAIEPKTKADQEKLGTALGKLAQEDPTFKINTDPDTAQTIISGMGELHLEIITDRLVREFGVGVSVGKPQVAYKETIRQSAKAEGKYIKQTGGRGQYGHVKLEVSPLPPGSGFEFLNEIVGGSIPREFIKPVEEGIKEAMQTGPLAGYEVRDVRVVLYDGSYHDVDSSEMAFKIAGSIGFKEALSRARPVLLEPIMSVEVVVPEQYMGDVIGDLNSRRGKIERMEPRAGTQVITAKVPLAEMFGYATDLRSKTQGRANYSMHFAHYEEAPKSVSEGVIARIQGLARS
- the rpsG gene encoding 30S ribosomal protein S7, translated to MPRRAMVWKRETVSDPIYQSPLATKFINCMMARGKKSIAEWIFYGAMDIVKDKTKDDPMKALKRAVDNVKPLLEVKSRRVGGATYQVPVEVNPARRQSLAIRWIISYAAGRASEKRMLEKFANEVMDAANNRGGAIKKKEDTHKMAEANKAFAHYRW
- the rpsL gene encoding 30S ribosomal protein S12, producing MPTVSQLVKWGRERMRGRTKSPALGACPQKRGVCVRVFTSTPKKPNSALRKVARVRLTNGIEVTTYIPGVGHNLQEHSIVLIRGGRVKDLPGVRYHVIRGTLDSMGVEGRKQSRSKYGAKRQKS